The Magnolia sinica isolate HGM2019 chromosome 9, MsV1, whole genome shotgun sequence genome contains a region encoding:
- the LOC131256924 gene encoding shikimate O-hydroxycinnamoyltransferase-like — protein MQDGTAMVRLKGSCTIKPAKPTPNHRLWLSDLDLIQPTTHAPLVYFYERTDAAIDFFSPEFMKDSLSRALVKYYPLAGRLHPGPSGRLELECNAMGVLFVEAESDAQIDDFGDFKPGPSLRELVPNVDYNTYIGEWSLLLVQLTLFRCGGVCMGIGINHTIVDGSAVFQFISAWARIARGDAHVGIDPFFDRTILRARDPPVPPAFKHEEYDRPPLMLGHVDDHEERSKETTVEMLRLTREQVNKIRQQTTGCNQFQSVAGHVWRAACKARGLHHDQPTKMYVSVNGRGRLHPRLPDGYFGNVVFVTTPAGRCSDLVLNPLSHSASRVKEAVEMMKDDYLRSALDFFACHKDLTPFRRGSHTLGCTQGTFYGCPNINFTSWLGMPIYDADFGWGPPIHMGPAALGFEGKAYLIPTREGDGSMLLPIRLQVAHMKAFKDSIYHGLQRINASL, from the coding sequence ATGCAAGACGGTACGGCTATGGTTCGTTTGAAGGGCTCGTGCACAATCAAACCGGCCAAGCCGACACCGAACCACCGGCTCTGGCTCTCGGACCTTGATCTGATCCAGCCCACAACACATGCTCCGCTCGTCTACTTCTATGAGCGCACCGATGCTGCAATCGACTTCTTCTCCCCTGAGTTCATGAAGGATTCACTTAGCAGAGCCTTAGTGAAGTACTACCCTCTTGCAGGCCGGTTGCACCCAGGCCCCAGTGGCCGGCTTGAGCTCGAGTGCAATGCAATGGGGGTTCTGTTTGTAGAAGCTGAGTCGGATGCTCAGATAGATGATTTTGGTGACTTCAAGCCAGGCCCAAGCCTCAGAGAGCTTGTTCCCAACGTCGACTACAACACCTACATTGGCGAATGGTCGTTGCTGTTGGTACAACTCACCTTATTCCGTTGTGGAGGCGTCTGCATGGGGATAGGCATTAACCACACGATCGTCGATGGATCTGCCGTATTCCAATTCATCTCAGCATGGGCGAGGATTGCACGTGGAGACGCACATGTGGGCATCGATCCGTTCTTCGACCGGACAATCTTGCGGGCCCGGGACCCACCTGTTCCCCCGGCTTTCAAACATGAGGAGTACGACCGCCCACCGCTCATGCTGGGCCATGTAGACGATCATGAGGAACGGAGCAAGGAGACAACAGTCGAGATGCTGAGGCTGACACGTGAACAAGTGAATAAGATCAGGCAACAAACGACCGGGTGCAACCAGTTCCAGTCGGTGGCGGGTCACGTGTGGAGAGCTGCGTGCAAGgctcgtgggctccaccatgatcagCCAACGAAGATGTACGTTTCCGTTAATGGCCGCGGACGGTTGCATCCTCGGCTTCCTGATGGTTACTTTGGTAACGTTGTGTTCGTAACGACACCGGCCGGGCGGTGCAGTGATCTCGTGTTGAACCCACTGAGTCACTCGGCGAGTCGCGTGAAAGAAGCAGTGGAGATGATGAAGGACGATTACCTGAGGTCAGCGCTTGACTTTTTTGCCTGTCATAAGGATCTGACTCCGTTTCGCCGTGGGTCCCACACGCTGGGCTGTACCCAAGGGACGTTCTACGGTTGCCCCAACATCAACTTCACCAGCTGGTTAGGGATGCCGATCTACGATGCTGAtttcgggtggggcccacctatccaCATGGGCCCTGCAGCTTTGGGCTTCGAAGGGAAGGCTTACCTGATACCAACGCGAGAAGGGGATGGGAGCATGCTACTCCCGATCCGCCtgcaggtggcccacatgaaggCTTTCAAGGACTCCATTTACCATGGTTTACAGAGGATTAATGCTAGTTTATAG